From Verrucomicrobiia bacterium, a single genomic window includes:
- a CDS encoding porin: MNTKTVARVLVCGAIAGLMGSASNAADTPGKGIDPLTDALVRKGILTPKEAEEIKAELGEKPANTLNFAWKDGISIQSADKETFNGKLGGRIHFDAGFASQDDDLESLAGQTPAGVEFRRARIALEGELKLSLPTFYKIELDFGGAEVSFKDVFIGFADLPFVGSFQAGHFKEPISLDMLTSSRFIPFMERAAPVEAFAPERNTGAMFQNALLKDRMTWALGAFTESGESGNSELDGTFRVSGRVTALPYWDEASKGRKFVHVGLSGSVIEPSNGEARFRSRPESHLAPRFVDTGAFDADQTYLAAAELAAVVGPFSLQAEYLRNWVSLPGSGEVSFDGYYVLGSFFITGEHRPYKRSSAAFDRIRPRHNFSLTEGGAGAWELLARYSHLNLNDGAISGGEMDDITLGLNWYLNPNTRVMWNYVFSDVERSGVEASAHIFQTRLAVDF; this comes from the coding sequence ATGAATACTAAAACGGTCGCAAGGGTCCTGGTCTGCGGAGCCATCGCAGGTCTGATGGGATCCGCCTCGAATGCCGCTGACACTCCAGGGAAAGGCATCGATCCGTTGACAGACGCGCTGGTTCGCAAAGGAATCCTCACGCCAAAGGAAGCGGAGGAAATCAAAGCGGAACTGGGAGAAAAGCCGGCGAACACCCTGAACTTCGCATGGAAGGATGGCATCAGCATCCAGTCGGCCGACAAGGAAACCTTCAATGGCAAACTCGGCGGACGCATTCATTTTGACGCGGGATTTGCCTCCCAGGATGACGACCTTGAATCGTTGGCGGGCCAGACTCCCGCCGGCGTTGAATTTCGAAGAGCGCGGATCGCGTTGGAGGGCGAGCTCAAACTTTCCCTGCCGACGTTTTACAAAATCGAACTCGATTTCGGCGGGGCGGAAGTATCGTTCAAGGATGTGTTCATTGGATTCGCCGATCTGCCGTTCGTGGGCTCGTTCCAGGCCGGACATTTCAAGGAGCCCATCAGCCTCGACATGCTCACGAGCAGCAGGTTTATCCCATTCATGGAACGCGCGGCTCCCGTGGAAGCCTTTGCACCCGAGCGCAACACGGGAGCGATGTTCCAGAATGCCCTGCTAAAAGACCGGATGACCTGGGCACTCGGCGCGTTCACTGAAAGTGGCGAAAGCGGCAACAGCGAACTGGATGGCACCTTCCGTGTGTCCGGGCGAGTTACCGCTCTTCCGTATTGGGATGAAGCATCGAAGGGACGGAAGTTTGTACACGTGGGACTCAGTGGAAGCGTCATCGAACCATCGAATGGCGAGGCGCGATTCCGCTCGCGTCCCGAATCACACCTCGCGCCGCGGTTTGTCGACACCGGCGCTTTTGATGCCGATCAAACATATCTCGCCGCGGCGGAACTGGCGGCCGTGGTGGGACCGTTCTCCCTGCAAGCGGAGTATCTGCGGAACTGGGTTTCTCTTCCGGGATCGGGGGAAGTTTCGTTCGATGGCTACTATGTCCTGGGCAGCTTCTTCATCACGGGTGAGCATCGTCCTTACAAACGATCGAGCGCAGCCTTCGACCGGATCCGGCCGCGTCACAATTTTTCGCTAACGGAGGGTGGCGCCGGAGCGTGGGAACTGCTCGCCCGCTACTCACATCTCAACCTCAACGACGGGGCAATCAGCGGCGGAGAGATGGATGATATCACGCTTGGGTTGAACTGGTATTTGAACCCGAACACCCGCGTGATGTGGAACTATGTCTTTTCCGATGTGGAGCGGAGCGGGGTTGAGGCCAGCGCGCACATCTTTCAAACGCGGCTCGCAGTGGATTTTTAA
- a CDS encoding phosphate ABC transporter substrate-binding protein: MKKILSSQFLVAALSCACSVAVAQPVKVDEKLPPYETVSGVSGNLNSIGSDTLNNLMTLWAESFQAYYPNVKIQIEGKGSSTAPPALIENTAQLGPMSRPMKQAEIDAFESKHGYKPAEIKVAIDALAVYVHKDNSIPSLSMKQVDGIFSSTRKSGSLPLATWGDLAMPDTWKSRPLSLYGRNSASGTYGFFKDVALRGGDFKATVKEQPGSSSVVQAVANDLAGIGYSGIGYMTSGVRPLPLSGADGKPHQPSLENCVSGKYPLARFLYIYVNKKPGQPMDKLTSEFIRFILSGPGQEIVVKDGYFPLPAEPAAAETKKVTNN, translated from the coding sequence ATGAAGAAAATACTTTCCAGCCAATTTCTCGTTGCGGCACTGAGCTGCGCCTGCAGCGTCGCTGTCGCGCAACCCGTCAAGGTGGACGAAAAACTTCCACCTTATGAAACCGTCTCCGGCGTTTCCGGCAACTTGAACTCGATCGGGTCGGACACGCTGAACAACCTGATGACACTCTGGGCGGAGAGTTTTCAGGCCTATTATCCGAACGTAAAAATCCAGATTGAAGGAAAGGGATCCTCAACAGCGCCGCCAGCCCTTATCGAAAACACCGCTCAACTGGGTCCGATGAGCCGTCCCATGAAACAGGCCGAAATTGACGCATTCGAAAGCAAGCACGGCTACAAGCCGGCGGAGATCAAAGTCGCAATCGATGCGCTTGCCGTTTACGTGCACAAGGACAATTCCATCCCGTCGCTGTCGATGAAGCAGGTCGACGGGATATTTTCGAGCACCCGGAAATCGGGCAGTTTGCCGCTCGCAACATGGGGCGACCTCGCCATGCCAGACACATGGAAAAGCCGGCCGTTGTCCTTGTATGGACGCAATAGCGCGTCGGGAACCTACGGATTCTTCAAAGATGTGGCACTGCGCGGCGGGGATTTCAAAGCCACAGTCAAAGAGCAACCTGGCTCCTCATCGGTTGTACAGGCGGTGGCGAACGACCTGGCAGGCATCGGCTATTCTGGAATTGGATACATGACTTCGGGCGTGCGCCCGCTGCCGCTTTCTGGCGCGGATGGGAAACCGCACCAGCCGTCGCTCGAGAACTGCGTGAGCGGCAAATACCCGCTCGCGCGATTCCTCTACATCTACGTTAACAAGAAGCCTGGCCAGCCCATGGACAAGCTGACGTCTGAATTCATCCGTTTCATTTTGTCGGGGCCCGGCCAGGAAATCGTTGTGAAAGACGGATACTTCCCCCTTCCCGCCGAGCCCGCAGCGGCCGAAACGAAAAAGGTGACAAACAACTGA
- a CDS encoding ABC transporter permease subunit yields MSLIEPPGSIKAPAVSERFQTARSTLLMDRFMTQFIKIGGVGIITVVLGIFLFLLWQIIPLFRTAKVQELQSIQLPPSTYRVLALDEYAQLPILADERGRLTVVDAANGGILLTNAGFTETNAVFTCVSYNAVAQELIYGTDDGRFAIVKIGYRSEVRDGKRHVWAQPQPGPFTPIGKPGHPIRDISYGDAGDFKLAAALQEIGGRLELHVTSLSQQTTLFGSSEATGGRTYDLTSKIRGHPRKALVNDEANSVVVFNDLGEISYFHLIDEEFQLRQTFTPFAGLAEKSIASMDYLFGDVTLVLTSSEGVNRLFSLYVPAGGSQRMFGKTKEFDPLTSGAAFYARSLRNKAFLVGSGQNASLRFATTERTRWEQTMPFEATLAAIGTKYDGLAFLDADHRIHLYSLDDPHPEASVKAMFGKVWYEGANEPRYEWQSTGGSDEFEPKLSMIPLIVGTLKGTIYAMLFAVPIAFLAALYTSQFAHPRFRSVFKPAMEMMASLPSVVLGFLAALWLAPLLETRVPSILLMVIFLPLSAICWGSLWSALPARHRSLIRPGFEFAAFAPLFIAMVWMCWEMGPVIERGLFVITDPETGQRAGDFRLWWTQFTGADFQQRNSLVVGFAMGFAVIPIIFTIAEDSLSNVPGALKSGSLALGASRWQTALRIVLPTASAGIFSAVMVGLGRAVGETMIVVMATGNTPITDFNLFSGMRTLSANLAVELPEAPHHGTLYRTLFLGAMLLFLLTFSVNTVAEVLRQKLRERYKTI; encoded by the coding sequence ATGTCGCTGATTGAACCACCGGGCTCCATCAAGGCCCCCGCCGTTTCGGAAAGATTCCAGACGGCGAGGTCCACATTGTTGATGGACCGTTTCATGACGCAGTTCATCAAAATCGGCGGCGTCGGCATCATCACGGTAGTGCTCGGAATCTTTCTGTTCCTCCTGTGGCAGATCATTCCACTGTTTCGCACCGCAAAGGTCCAGGAATTACAATCGATTCAACTTCCGCCATCGACCTATCGGGTGCTCGCACTCGACGAGTACGCGCAATTGCCGATCCTGGCGGATGAGCGCGGGCGGCTCACTGTTGTGGATGCTGCAAACGGCGGAATACTTCTGACGAACGCGGGATTCACGGAAACCAATGCCGTGTTCACCTGTGTCAGTTACAACGCAGTCGCCCAGGAACTCATCTACGGAACCGATGACGGGCGGTTTGCGATCGTGAAAATTGGCTACCGCAGCGAGGTTCGGGATGGAAAACGCCATGTTTGGGCGCAGCCGCAACCTGGCCCATTTACCCCGATCGGAAAGCCGGGGCATCCAATTCGCGACATCAGTTATGGCGACGCAGGAGATTTCAAACTGGCGGCCGCGTTGCAGGAGATCGGGGGCCGCCTGGAATTGCATGTCACAAGCCTGTCGCAGCAGACCACCTTGTTCGGATCGAGCGAGGCAACGGGCGGGAGGACCTACGATCTGACGAGTAAAATCCGGGGCCACCCCAGGAAGGCTCTTGTCAATGATGAAGCAAACAGCGTGGTGGTGTTCAACGACCTCGGAGAAATATCTTATTTCCACCTCATTGATGAAGAGTTCCAACTGCGTCAGACGTTCACGCCTTTTGCCGGCCTGGCCGAGAAATCCATCGCCTCAATGGATTACCTCTTTGGCGACGTGACCCTGGTGCTGACCAGCAGCGAGGGAGTGAACCGGCTGTTCAGCCTCTACGTTCCCGCAGGTGGCTCGCAGCGGATGTTCGGCAAGACCAAGGAATTCGATCCGCTCACGTCAGGCGCCGCGTTCTATGCACGCAGTCTTCGCAACAAAGCCTTCCTGGTTGGATCGGGACAGAACGCGAGCCTTCGATTTGCAACCACAGAGCGGACTCGATGGGAACAAACGATGCCCTTCGAGGCGACGCTCGCCGCCATTGGGACCAAGTATGATGGCCTGGCGTTCCTGGATGCTGATCACCGTATTCATTTGTATTCCCTCGACGACCCGCATCCCGAGGCGAGCGTCAAGGCGATGTTCGGAAAAGTGTGGTATGAAGGCGCGAACGAGCCGCGATACGAATGGCAATCGACAGGCGGTTCAGATGAGTTTGAACCCAAGCTTTCCATGATCCCGCTCATCGTTGGGACGTTGAAGGGAACGATCTACGCGATGCTGTTTGCAGTGCCAATCGCGTTCCTCGCTGCTCTCTACACATCGCAGTTTGCGCACCCGCGTTTTCGATCCGTGTTCAAGCCCGCCATGGAGATGATGGCATCCCTTCCATCGGTCGTTCTTGGCTTCCTTGCGGCGCTGTGGCTCGCGCCTTTGCTGGAGACAAGGGTGCCGTCGATTTTGCTGATGGTGATTTTCCTTCCGTTGAGCGCAATTTGCTGGGGCTCACTCTGGAGTGCCTTGCCGGCGCGCCATCGTTCACTCATCCGGCCTGGTTTTGAATTTGCCGCGTTCGCGCCGCTGTTCATTGCGATGGTCTGGATGTGCTGGGAGATGGGGCCAGTCATCGAGCGGGGTTTGTTCGTGATCACGGATCCCGAAACGGGCCAGCGTGCGGGAGATTTTCGACTTTGGTGGACCCAGTTCACAGGCGCGGATTTCCAGCAGCGCAACTCACTGGTCGTGGGATTCGCGATGGGGTTCGCCGTCATCCCGATCATTTTCACGATTGCGGAGGATTCTCTCAGCAATGTGCCGGGCGCCTTGAAGAGCGGGTCACTGGCGTTGGGCGCCAGCCGCTGGCAGACGGCGTTGCGCATCGTTCTCCCGACTGCGTCCGCGGGCATCTTTTCGGCCGTAATGGTGGGTTTGGGACGGGCCGTCGGCGAGACCATGATCGTGGTGATGGCGACGGGAAACACACCGATCACGGATTTCAACCTGTTTTCCGGAATGCGAACGTTGTCAGCCAACCTTGCCGTGGAACTGCCCGAAGCCCCGCACCACGGCACTTTATATCGCACGCTTTTCCTGGGCGCGATGCTGCTGTTCCTGTTGACGTTTTCGGTGAACACAGTCGCGGAAGTACTGCGGCAAAAATTGCGCGAACGATACAAGACGATTTGA
- the pstA gene encoding phosphate ABC transporter permease PstA: protein MSTTPLNNRRSRRPAGESFVWLAAMGLTIGLAMILGLLGLVVVKGVEPFWPKRVVEITLRAGSEHALQGSLTLGGEIVMQRVKTSHGVSQAGGNADAPREWQLFVGNKDAYGLSFRFVDATDIAAIRHPQDVVRFERIEYGPAIGIPVALETSRNGMISSTNAEFESALRQRIDDSNKRRRAIERIERTEIGTINREMKDLAIERAALERRGVERSEPGSRWEAIAAREAGLQKTYAALAARARELRDQHDDDILVYRLLTGAEMRMPVGGVIDFIYPNQVGNLERLQVFFRNIWVLLSDEPREANTDGGIFPAIFGTFLMTLLMSIAVTPFGVLAAIYLREYATQGPLVRAVRIAINNLAGVPSIVFGVFGLGFFVYFLGGTIDSLLFPDHPSAVFGTGGILWASLTLALMTAPVVIVATEEALASVTRGAREGSLACGASKWQTIQRIVLPAAAPGILTGLILAMARGAGEVAPLMLVGVVKLQRDLPFSLDFPFVHLDQKFMHLGFHVYDLGFQSPDSDAAKPMVFATTLLLIGLVIVLNLMAIVIRERLRRRYATGAF, encoded by the coding sequence ATGAGCACAACGCCGTTGAACAACAGGCGGAGTCGGAGACCCGCGGGCGAATCCTTCGTATGGCTCGCTGCAATGGGCCTGACGATTGGGCTCGCGATGATCCTGGGACTGCTCGGACTCGTGGTCGTGAAAGGCGTGGAACCCTTCTGGCCGAAACGGGTGGTCGAGATCACGCTCCGCGCCGGCAGCGAACACGCATTGCAGGGCTCGCTCACCCTTGGAGGTGAAATCGTGATGCAGCGGGTGAAGACATCCCATGGCGTTTCGCAGGCCGGCGGCAACGCAGACGCGCCGAGGGAATGGCAGTTGTTTGTTGGAAACAAGGACGCTTATGGCCTGAGCTTTCGATTCGTCGATGCGACTGATATTGCGGCAATCCGGCATCCACAGGACGTTGTGCGTTTCGAACGGATCGAGTATGGCCCGGCCATTGGCATTCCCGTCGCGCTGGAGACCAGCCGGAACGGAATGATCTCGTCGACGAACGCCGAATTCGAAAGCGCGTTGCGACAGCGCATCGACGATTCCAATAAACGGCGGCGCGCGATTGAACGAATCGAGCGAACCGAGATCGGCACGATCAACCGGGAGATGAAGGATCTGGCGATTGAGCGAGCGGCGCTGGAACGAAGGGGAGTGGAGCGTTCGGAACCCGGCTCGCGGTGGGAAGCGATCGCCGCTCGCGAGGCCGGCCTTCAAAAAACATATGCGGCACTGGCAGCACGCGCTCGTGAACTCCGCGACCAGCATGACGATGACATCCTTGTTTATCGCCTGCTCACAGGAGCTGAAATGCGGATGCCGGTCGGAGGAGTGATTGATTTCATTTATCCCAACCAGGTTGGAAATCTGGAGCGTCTGCAAGTTTTCTTCAGGAACATCTGGGTGCTCCTCAGCGACGAACCGCGCGAAGCAAACACCGACGGCGGCATCTTTCCGGCGATCTTTGGAACATTCCTGATGACATTGCTCATGAGCATTGCCGTGACACCGTTCGGCGTGCTGGCTGCCATCTACCTTCGAGAGTATGCAACGCAGGGGCCGCTTGTTCGCGCAGTGCGGATTGCAATCAATAACCTCGCGGGCGTTCCGTCAATCGTGTTCGGAGTGTTTGGGCTCGGATTTTTTGTCTACTTCCTGGGCGGAACGATCGACTCCCTCTTGTTTCCAGACCATCCTTCCGCAGTTTTCGGAACGGGCGGCATCCTTTGGGCATCGTTGACCCTGGCCTTGATGACAGCGCCGGTGGTAATTGTGGCAACGGAGGAAGCGCTGGCATCCGTAACCCGCGGGGCTCGTGAAGGATCGCTGGCCTGCGGCGCCTCCAAGTGGCAGACCATTCAGCGCATCGTGCTCCCTGCTGCCGCTCCGGGAATCCTGACGGGTCTCATTCTCGCAATGGCGCGGGGCGCGGGCGAAGTCGCGCCGTTGATGCTGGTAGGCGTGGTGAAGCTCCAGCGTGACCTGCCGTTCAGCCTGGATTTTCCGTTCGTTCACCTCGATCAAAAATTCATGCACCTTGGGTTTCACGTTTATGACCTTGGATTCCAATCCCCGGATTCCGACGCCGCCAAGCCGATGGTCTTTGCGACAACGCTTTTGCTCATCGGCCTCGTGATCGTCCTCAACCTGATGGCGATTGTGATTCGAGAGAGGCTGCGCCGGAGATACGCAACCGGGGCATTTTGA